The following are encoded in a window of Callithrix jacchus isolate 240 chromosome 9, calJac240_pri, whole genome shotgun sequence genomic DNA:
- the LOC118144345 gene encoding uncharacterized protein LOC118144345 produces MCSNQSDGIRLCLCASHGKELSFSPGCSLLESSHHTVRKPNLAYAEELVRGHVEVLQLTAPGSTVLVQTHPAGRGQRKNLSPELTHLQQGQKDDGHHAQLSERTEILLTASHVSLRSPQPPAAQPCCVRNHRCNPRPRSTD; encoded by the exons ATGTGCTCAAACCAATCTGAT GGCATCAGGCTCTGCTTGTGTGCCTCCCATGGCAAGGAACTCAGTTTCTCTCCAG GCTGCTCACTCTTAGAATCCAGCCACCATACTGTGAGGAAGCCCAATTTAGCCTATGCAGAGGAACTAGTGAGAGGCCACGTGGAGGTGCTTCAGTTGACAGCCCCAG GGAGCACAGTGCTTGTCCAGACCCACCCAGCTGGGAGGGGACAGAGGAAGAATTTGAGCCCAG AGTTGACCCATCTCCAGCAAGGACAGAAAGACGATGGGCATCATGCACAGCTCTCTGAAAGAACAGAGATCCTGTTAACAGCAAGCCATGTGTCTCTCAGGTCCCCCCAGCCACCTGCAGCCCAGCCATGCTGCGTTAGAAACCACAGATGCAACCCACGACCTCGTTCTACTGACTGA